A window of Streptomyces sp. DG1A-41 contains these coding sequences:
- a CDS encoding alpha/beta hydrolase produces the protein MLAKLSTRPSLRRCAVPCAAGLALLGAGLPTADDPAPGLARFYEQKVKWSACEGEDVPKDLQCGKITVPLDYADPGKGTLDLALARYRATGKSRGSVLLNFGGPGGQGVGQLAMAGKDFMGLTNGYDVVGFDPRGVGRSSPVSCGSAPDDSLEATDGDAAVADPQAVLAKLRDAAAECTEHSGPVLAHIGTVNAARDLDVMRDALGDGKLNYLGFSYGSRLGAVYAAQFPDKVGRMVLDGVDTLTEPLSEQGVVTARGQQTALENFLAWCTEDIACPFGQNPREAREHVVQVVESLDEDPVPTDFGEAFSGQDFAGALAQGLYSRELWPSLQRAVAHLLEDGDTSRLEAFASGGVAHPPWRAAHGGLVDPEDVPLDNLPAALMAVNCADDPDRPAAEQVRRDLGRLRARYERASPVFGRYRLTQVLMCYGRPKGTDFIRDEVKDLDTPRMLLVGTRGDPATPYRWTVETAERLGSSAVVLDNRGEGHTGYGSSKCVHRKVDAFLLYGTLPPDGSSCGSDHDTE, from the coding sequence ATGCTGGCCAAGCTGTCCACGCGCCCCTCGCTGAGGCGCTGCGCGGTCCCCTGTGCGGCCGGGCTGGCCCTGCTGGGTGCGGGGCTGCCGACCGCTGACGACCCGGCGCCCGGCCTGGCGCGCTTCTACGAGCAGAAGGTCAAGTGGTCGGCGTGCGAGGGCGAGGACGTGCCGAAGGACCTCCAGTGCGGCAAGATCACCGTCCCCCTCGACTACGCCGACCCCGGGAAGGGGACCCTCGATCTGGCCCTGGCCCGCTACCGGGCCACGGGCAAGTCCCGGGGCTCAGTGCTGCTGAACTTCGGCGGCCCGGGAGGTCAGGGCGTGGGCCAACTCGCCATGGCCGGCAAGGACTTCATGGGCCTGACGAACGGCTACGACGTGGTCGGCTTCGACCCCCGGGGCGTCGGCCGCTCCTCACCGGTCAGCTGCGGCAGCGCCCCGGACGATTCACTGGAAGCGACGGACGGCGACGCCGCCGTGGCCGATCCGCAGGCCGTGCTCGCAAAGCTGCGCGACGCCGCGGCCGAGTGCACCGAGCACTCGGGGCCCGTCCTGGCCCACATCGGCACGGTGAACGCCGCCCGCGACCTGGATGTCATGCGCGACGCGCTCGGCGACGGCAAGCTCAACTACCTGGGCTTCTCCTACGGCAGCCGGCTCGGCGCGGTGTACGCGGCCCAGTTCCCCGACAAGGTCGGCAGGATGGTGCTGGACGGCGTCGACACGCTCACCGAGCCGCTGTCCGAGCAGGGTGTGGTGACCGCACGGGGACAGCAGACCGCGCTGGAGAACTTCCTCGCCTGGTGCACGGAGGACATCGCCTGCCCGTTCGGGCAGAATCCGCGGGAGGCCAGGGAGCACGTCGTCCAGGTGGTCGAGTCGCTCGACGAGGACCCGGTGCCCACCGACTTCGGCGAGGCGTTCTCCGGCCAGGACTTCGCGGGCGCCCTCGCTCAGGGGCTGTACAGCAGGGAGCTGTGGCCCTCGCTCCAGCGGGCCGTCGCGCACCTGCTCGAGGACGGCGACACCAGCCGCCTGGAGGCCTTCGCGTCCGGGGGTGTCGCCCATCCACCGTGGCGGGCGGCCCACGGCGGGCTCGTCGACCCGGAGGACGTGCCCCTGGACAACCTGCCGGCGGCACTGATGGCGGTCAACTGCGCGGACGATCCCGACCGCCCCGCCGCCGAGCAGGTGCGCAGGGACCTCGGCCGGCTGCGCGCCCGGTACGAGCGGGCGTCGCCGGTCTTCGGCCGGTACCGGCTCACCCAGGTGCTGATGTGCTACGGCCGCCCCAAGGGCACCGACTTCATCCGTGACGAGGTCAAGGACCTCGACACCCCGAGGATGCTGCTCGTCGGCACCCGGGGCGACCCGGCCACGCCGTACCGCTGGACAGTGGAGACGGCCGAACGGCTCGGGTCGTCGGCCGTGGTGCTCGACAACCGGGGCGAGGGCCACACCGGCTACGGCTCCTCCAAGTGCGTGCACCGCAAGGTCGACGCGTTCCTGCTGTACGGCACTCTGCCGCCGGACGGCAGTTCCTGCGGCTCCGACCACGACACCGAGTGA
- a CDS encoding chemotaxis protein → MEHVPSPATLAELRRPRPYPAVSVLTPTHRRDPYNTQDQVRLRNAVAEAKRQLEADPAVSRERRAEVARHLDQALSEVDLTHAEDGLVIFAASGEHQVWSLARSVPERVVLSDTFLTRSLVSAQTAKRPFWVLSLSADRATLWNGGVDRVVEQRADGFPLTLRVENFDPERQQRVGDPPSALREERTRQFLRAADTAMSTVLREHPRPLYVTGPPAALALLDEVGSAAKGAVHVPHGGLAHGTPESVWQAIRPVIETEARRNTDAVTRALETARGRREFAAGVDELWQSARDGRVRLLAVEENYRVTVSDVGDHLILAESGDLESREDIVDEIVEQCLDTGADVRFVPDGTLGEVDGIAGVLRY, encoded by the coding sequence ATGGAGCACGTTCCGAGTCCCGCGACCCTTGCCGAGCTGCGGCGCCCGCGCCCCTACCCCGCGGTCTCCGTGCTGACGCCGACCCACCGGCGCGATCCCTACAACACCCAGGACCAGGTCCGGCTGCGCAACGCGGTGGCCGAGGCCAAGCGGCAGCTGGAGGCCGATCCGGCGGTCAGCCGCGAGCGACGGGCCGAGGTCGCCCGGCACCTCGACCAGGCCCTGTCCGAGGTCGATCTGACGCACGCCGAGGACGGCCTGGTGATCTTCGCCGCCTCCGGCGAGCACCAGGTGTGGTCGCTCGCCCGGTCCGTGCCCGAACGCGTGGTGCTCTCGGACACCTTCCTCACCCGCAGCCTCGTCTCCGCCCAGACGGCAAAGCGGCCGTTCTGGGTGCTGTCGCTCTCCGCCGACCGTGCCACCCTGTGGAACGGCGGCGTCGACCGCGTCGTCGAGCAACGCGCCGACGGCTTCCCGCTGACCCTCCGCGTGGAGAACTTCGACCCGGAACGGCAGCAGCGGGTCGGCGACCCGCCGAGCGCCCTCCGGGAGGAGCGCACCCGCCAGTTCCTGCGCGCGGCCGACACCGCGATGAGCACCGTCCTGCGCGAGCACCCGCGCCCGCTGTACGTCACCGGCCCGCCGGCCGCCCTCGCCCTGCTGGACGAGGTCGGCAGCGCCGCCAAGGGGGCGGTGCACGTCCCGCACGGCGGCCTCGCGCACGGGACGCCCGAGTCCGTGTGGCAGGCCATACGGCCGGTGATCGAGACGGAGGCCCGCCGGAACACGGACGCCGTGACCCGCGCCCTCGAAACGGCCCGCGGACGACGGGAGTTCGCCGCCGGTGTCGACGAGCTCTGGCAGAGCGCCCGGGACGGCCGCGTCCGGCTGCTGGCCGTCGAGGAGAACTACCGCGTGACGGTCAGTGACGTCGGGGACCATCTGATCCTCGCCGAGAGCGGCGATCTCGAATCCCGCGAGGACATCGTGGACGAGATCGTCGAGCAGTGCCTGGACACCGGAGCCGACGTCCGCTTCGTACCGGACGGCACACTCGGCGAGGTGGACGGCATCGCCGGCGTCCTGCGGTACTGA
- a CDS encoding chaplin translates to MKRVTRNGVIVVAAASGAMALTVPAYAGSGADGSAAGSPGVVSGNTVQLPVHVPVNVCGNTVNVVGLLNPAAGNSCANKDDGRAGKPGKPGGAVAEGSGKDSPGVVSGNGVQLPVDLPVNVTGNTVNVVGVGNPSTDDESSNTPGDRPVRPHHPPEPAAPKPPTPPRPQPAPEPAPHAGPRATGALAHTGTDHTLQAVAASAALVAGGIVLRRRFRPGAEG, encoded by the coding sequence ATGAAACGGGTTACCCGAAACGGTGTGATCGTCGTCGCCGCCGCCTCTGGCGCGATGGCCCTGACCGTCCCCGCGTACGCCGGTTCCGGGGCGGACGGCTCGGCGGCCGGTTCGCCCGGGGTGGTCTCCGGCAACACCGTCCAGCTGCCGGTGCACGTCCCGGTGAACGTGTGCGGGAACACCGTGAACGTGGTGGGGCTCCTCAATCCCGCCGCGGGCAACAGCTGCGCGAACAAGGACGACGGGCGGGCCGGCAAGCCCGGCAAACCCGGCGGCGCTGTCGCGGAAGGCAGCGGAAAGGATTCACCCGGCGTGGTCTCCGGTAACGGCGTGCAGCTGCCCGTCGACCTGCCGGTCAATGTCACCGGCAACACCGTGAACGTGGTCGGCGTCGGCAACCCGTCGACCGACGACGAGTCCTCGAACACCCCGGGCGACCGTCCGGTCCGCCCCCACCACCCACCCGAGCCGGCGGCGCCGAAGCCGCCCACCCCGCCTCGGCCTCAGCCCGCCCCCGAACCGGCCCCGCACGCGGGCCCCCGCGCCACCGGCGCCCTGGCTCACACAGGCACCGACCACACCCTCCAGGCCGTCGCGGCGAGCGCGGCACTGGTGGCCGGGGGAATCGTCCTGCGTCGGCGGTTCCGCCCGGGGGCGGAGGGCTGA
- a CDS encoding ABATE domain-containing protein: MREPISRDTRLALDLALTIRHDGSGGVADDLTYPAGLTAWVRAHPEILPDAGRFTADTAQLAAVRDLRAAVRALFARAVRPGEPSPADAARLLPGPEAVRRLNEAAARTPTVPALDWPEDAGPEVLRHPVRGGDDLTSALAHAVIAFLTSPDRDRLRACHAPRCVRYFLKDHPRQEWCTPSCGNRARVARHHQRHRTTA; encoded by the coding sequence ATGCGGGAACCGATCAGCAGGGACACCCGGCTCGCCCTGGACCTGGCTCTCACCATCCGGCACGACGGCAGCGGCGGCGTCGCCGACGACCTCACCTACCCGGCAGGCCTGACCGCCTGGGTCCGGGCACACCCCGAGATCCTGCCGGACGCCGGCCGATTCACCGCCGACACCGCGCAGCTCGCCGCCGTCCGGGACCTGCGGGCCGCCGTCCGCGCGCTCTTCGCCCGCGCCGTGCGCCCCGGCGAGCCCAGCCCCGCCGACGCGGCCCGCCTGCTGCCCGGACCCGAGGCCGTACGGCGCCTCAACGAGGCCGCCGCCCGCACTCCCACCGTGCCCGCCCTGGACTGGCCCGAGGATGCCGGACCCGAGGTCCTCCGGCACCCCGTACGCGGCGGCGACGACCTGACGTCCGCCCTCGCACACGCGGTGATCGCGTTCCTCACGAGCCCCGACCGCGACCGGCTGCGGGCCTGCCATGCGCCCCGCTGCGTGCGGTACTTCCTCAAGGACCACCCGCGCCAGGAGTGGTGCACACCATCCTGCGGCAACCGCGCCCGCGTGGCCCGCCACCACCAACGGCACCGGACGACGGCGTAG
- a CDS encoding SpoIIE family protein phosphatase encodes MPSHLSADRPPAQPPGRGSVDALISQTRRLKGDVDAVRRDVEEDGSDHPRGRWQRALYDLALHQLNDLDEHLAQLRDGPLPTAAPEPTAPATGSLLSRVGSAEWNLLTDEASWSGELYQIMGRDPAAPPLTLDELPSLVLDEDRPKLTAMVTNCLVDARPIDGEFRIARRDGDVRTVHMMGEPVLDSDGSTASMWAVLRDVSELRRSQRVVSETRGSLTDLRQDAQTEHRLAVELQEAVLPPWRGSLRLPHRGPRTLDLAARRLPASTDTPISGDWYDALELTDGETLLSVGDLTGHGVGVASNMTMLLGAVRGMAMAGAPPGPLMAWLNQLLDATVQPALGSAVCCRYRPGTRTLVWAQAGHPAPLLFRDGTGRALGAPDGVLLGATSGAVYGQAEETLEVGDLLLLHTDGLVPGHTGTAAANLLLDLAPRLAGASTAQDCVRTVVQEFGESERADNACVLVAKVTA; translated from the coding sequence ATGCCGTCCCACCTCTCCGCGGACCGCCCACCCGCCCAGCCGCCCGGACGCGGCTCGGTCGACGCGCTGATATCGCAGACGCGGCGGCTCAAGGGCGACGTGGACGCCGTGCGGCGCGACGTCGAGGAGGACGGATCGGACCACCCCCGGGGACGCTGGCAGCGCGCTCTGTACGACCTGGCCCTGCACCAGCTCAACGACCTCGACGAGCACTTGGCCCAGCTGCGGGACGGACCCCTGCCCACGGCGGCCCCGGAACCCACCGCGCCCGCAACCGGCTCGCTGCTCAGCCGGGTCGGCAGCGCCGAGTGGAACCTGCTGACGGACGAGGCCAGTTGGTCCGGGGAGCTCTACCAGATCATGGGCCGCGACCCCGCCGCTCCCCCGCTCACCCTCGACGAGCTGCCGTCCCTGGTGCTCGACGAGGACCGGCCGAAACTGACGGCGATGGTCACGAACTGCCTCGTCGACGCCCGGCCCATCGACGGCGAGTTCCGCATCGCACGCCGGGACGGCGACGTACGGACCGTGCACATGATGGGCGAACCGGTGCTCGACTCCGACGGAAGCACCGCCTCGATGTGGGCCGTGCTGCGGGACGTCAGCGAACTGCGCCGCAGCCAGCGGGTGGTGAGCGAGACCCGTGGCTCGCTCACCGACCTGCGGCAGGACGCGCAGACCGAGCACCGGCTCGCGGTCGAGTTGCAGGAGGCCGTGCTGCCACCGTGGCGCGGCTCCCTGCGGCTCCCGCACCGGGGCCCCAGGACCCTCGACCTCGCGGCCCGGCGTCTGCCGGCGTCCACGGACACGCCGATCAGCGGCGACTGGTACGACGCGCTCGAACTGACCGACGGCGAGACCCTCCTCAGCGTCGGCGACCTCACCGGGCACGGCGTCGGCGTCGCGTCGAACATGACGATGCTGCTCGGTGCCGTACGCGGCATGGCGATGGCCGGAGCCCCGCCCGGCCCGTTGATGGCCTGGCTGAACCAGTTACTCGACGCCACCGTGCAACCCGCCCTCGGCAGCGCCGTCTGCTGCCGCTACCGCCCCGGGACCCGCACCCTGGTGTGGGCGCAGGCCGGACACCCCGCCCCGCTGCTGTTCCGCGACGGGACGGGGCGTGCACTGGGCGCACCGGACGGCGTCCTGCTCGGCGCCACCTCGGGCGCCGTCTACGGGCAGGCCGAAGAGACCCTCGAGGTGGGCGATCTGCTGCTCCTGCACACCGACGGGCTGGTACCCGGGCACACCGGAACGGCGGCCGCGAACCTCCTCCTCGACCTGGCGCCGCGGCTGGCCGGAGCCTCCACCGCACAGGACTGCGTGCGCACGGTGGTCCAGGAGTTCGGCGAGAGCGAGCGCGCGGACAACGCCTGCGTGCTCGTCGCCAAGGTCACGGCATAG
- a CDS encoding aminoglycoside phosphotransferase family protein: protein MYAASSSVSAPPRSLHPRPTDSGPYLAPARPAAPVLGAGRARRGAVLGTQPLSGRLDLSGPQGAQLRTAIASVHRICPEFAPVQVLRRNGRSVLLVGTTGRSSAVAKCLLDHSPAWSERIRHEIAAYRSFVRHRPPVRVPRLIAADPDNCTLVIERMPGRVAALQRHPAEAPPRADIRAALGAICRLNAWRPPAGTFDAPLDYAARIARYHELGLLTDRDLGDLQKLLHGIAQAAGRQGMGQFCHGDALLSNILLSPAGPVLVDWEHAGWYLPGYDLATLWSVLGDAPVARRQISQIAQSAGPASRDAFLVNLMLVLTREIRTYETAVQRSMHDATPAAPGTAHPGAAPSGEEQRLLLRRLHDDCQMARRAVRAAVGTR, encoded by the coding sequence ATGTACGCAGCATCGTCCTCCGTGTCCGCACCGCCCCGGTCGCTGCACCCCCGTCCCACGGACAGCGGCCCCTACCTCGCCCCCGCGCGGCCGGCGGCCCCCGTGCTCGGTGCGGGCAGGGCGCGGCGCGGCGCGGTACTCGGCACCCAACCGCTCAGCGGGAGACTCGACTTGTCCGGCCCCCAGGGCGCGCAGCTGCGCACGGCGATCGCGTCGGTGCACCGCATCTGCCCGGAGTTCGCCCCGGTGCAGGTTCTGCGCCGCAACGGGCGGTCCGTGCTTCTGGTCGGCACCACCGGTCGCAGCTCGGCCGTCGCCAAGTGTTTACTGGACCACTCCCCCGCCTGGTCCGAGCGGATCCGCCACGAGATAGCGGCGTACCGCTCGTTCGTCCGGCACCGCCCACCCGTGCGGGTGCCGAGACTGATCGCGGCGGACCCGGACAACTGCACACTGGTGATCGAGCGGATGCCGGGACGGGTGGCGGCGCTCCAGCGGCACCCGGCCGAGGCGCCGCCGCGGGCGGACATCAGGGCGGCACTCGGCGCGATCTGCCGGCTGAACGCCTGGCGGCCGCCGGCGGGCACGTTCGACGCCCCGCTGGACTACGCGGCCCGGATCGCTCGGTACCACGAACTGGGCCTGCTCACCGACCGGGATCTGGGTGATCTCCAGAAGCTGCTGCACGGCATCGCGCAGGCGGCCGGGCGGCAGGGCATGGGCCAGTTCTGCCACGGCGACGCACTCTTGTCGAACATCCTCCTGTCACCGGCCGGTCCAGTGCTGGTGGACTGGGAGCACGCGGGCTGGTATCTGCCGGGGTACGACCTGGCGACGCTGTGGTCGGTGCTCGGGGACGCACCGGTCGCACGTCGGCAGATCAGCCAGATCGCCCAGTCGGCGGGCCCGGCGTCCAGGGATGCCTTCCTGGTGAACCTGATGCTCGTGCTGACGCGGGAGATCCGTACGTACGAGACGGCCGTGCAGCGTTCGATGCACGACGCGACCCCGGCGGCACCGGGTACGGCCCACCCTGGTGCTGCGCCGTCCGGCGAGGAGCAGCGGCTGCTGCTGCGGCGGCTGCACGACGACTGCCAGATGGCCCGGCGGGCCGTGCGCGCGGCGGTCGGCACTCGCTGA